Proteins from a single region of Chryseobacterium sp. W4I1:
- a CDS encoding MFS transporter, whose protein sequence is MKIDKRIIPLAIGGLGIGTTEFTVMGLLPDIANTLKITIPEAGHLISAYAMGVVVGAPILIGYSVKFPPKKVLMVLMILFTLFNGLSAIAPDYTSMLIIRFLSGLPHGAFFGVGTVVASRMAGKGKEAFYISLMFTGLTVANLVMVPLVTYIGHAYHWKLYFAIVALIGLFAILFLKLWLPAIESNQDTHFLEELKFLKNKQSWLVLGITAIGFGGLFTWFSYITPLMTIVAGIQSNQMAYVMILAGAGMVVGNLAGGFISDRLGPEKTCVLLIFLMMISLAGVFFFAENQNIALVLTFVCGALSMSVAAPINIMMMKAAPKSEMMAAAFMQAAFNIANAMGAFLGGIPLEYGFSFKYPSLVGVGMTFIGLAISLRYRYLYGRETPDNALVECAPCDK, encoded by the coding sequence ATGAAGATTGATAAAAGAATAATACCGCTGGCTATAGGAGGTCTGGGAATAGGAACAACGGAATTTACCGTTATGGGACTGCTGCCGGATATTGCCAATACCCTAAAAATTACTATTCCTGAAGCAGGACACCTGATTTCGGCCTATGCAATGGGAGTAGTGGTGGGAGCGCCGATTCTTATCGGGTATTCGGTGAAATTTCCACCTAAAAAAGTGCTGATGGTTTTAATGATCCTTTTTACACTATTTAACGGACTTTCAGCTATTGCACCGGATTATACGAGCATGCTGATCATCAGGTTTTTATCCGGGCTTCCCCATGGAGCGTTCTTCGGAGTAGGAACGGTAGTTGCATCACGAATGGCAGGAAAAGGAAAGGAGGCATTTTATATATCCTTAATGTTTACCGGGCTTACGGTGGCCAATCTGGTCATGGTTCCACTGGTTACTTATATAGGGCATGCTTATCATTGGAAGCTGTATTTTGCCATTGTAGCACTGATCGGGCTTTTTGCAATATTATTCCTGAAATTATGGCTTCCGGCTATAGAATCCAACCAGGATACCCATTTTCTGGAAGAGCTGAAATTTCTTAAAAATAAGCAGTCATGGCTTGTATTGGGAATCACAGCGATCGGATTTGGAGGACTTTTCACATGGTTCAGCTATATAACACCATTAATGACAATCGTTGCAGGAATCCAAAGCAACCAGATGGCTTACGTAATGATATTGGCCGGTGCCGGAATGGTTGTTGGGAACCTTGCCGGAGGGTTTATCTCTGACAGACTTGGACCGGAAAAGACATGTGTATTACTCATCTTCCTGATGATGATTTCTCTGGCAGGTGTATTTTTCTTTGCAGAGAATCAGAATATAGCGCTTGTACTGACGTTCGTCTGCGGAGCACTGTCGATGTCTGTTGCCGCACCTATTAATATTATGATGATGAAGGCGGCTCCTAAAAGTGAAATGATGGCTGCTGCATTTATGCAGGCTGCTTTTAATATCGCCAATGCAATGGGTGCTTTTTTAGGCGGAATTCCTTTGGAATATGGCTTTTCATTTAAGTATCCTTCACTGGTAGGAGTGGGAATGACATTCATTGGTCTGGCAATAAGCTTGAGATACAGATATTTATATGGCAGAGAAACTCCCGACAATGCCCTTGTAGAATGTGCACCTTGTGATAAATAA
- a CDS encoding STAS/SEC14 domain-containing protein: MITIIPEAPENVAAFNATGEVTKEDFENLVIPHVKEKVDQFGELNYLLYLDTDLDQFTMGAWFQDMLLGLKNLARWNRAAIVTDKEGVQNFTEIFSVLMPGEFKSFPKENLYNALYWCKNGNEVEA; this comes from the coding sequence ATGATAACGATTATTCCAGAAGCTCCGGAAAATGTTGCGGCTTTCAATGCAACGGGAGAAGTTACGAAAGAAGATTTTGAAAACCTGGTCATTCCTCATGTAAAAGAAAAAGTAGACCAGTTCGGTGAACTGAATTACTTACTGTACCTTGATACAGATCTTGATCAGTTCACTATGGGTGCATGGTTTCAGGATATGCTGCTGGGATTGAAGAATCTTGCCAGGTGGAACCGTGCAGCAATCGTGACAGACAAAGAAGGTGTTCAGAATTTTACAGAAATTTTCAGTGTCCTGATGCCGGGAGAGTTTAAGTCTTTCCCAAAAGAGAATTTATACAATGCGCTTTATTGGTGTAAGAATGGGAATGAGGTAGAAGCGTAA
- a CDS encoding FAD-binding oxidoreductase — translation MDLKSNEPFWLLKNGLTASYPSLKSNEECDVLIIGGGITGSLIAHQMVSDGYKTILIDKRELCNGSTSATTSMLQYEIDVPLFELEELIGKKGAVESYKACSDAIDILEKLSKRIRSDAGFKRKKSLYFASKKKDVRWLKDEYAARKDAGFEVKWLEADQIVEQFGLENTYGGIVSRQGASIDAFKFAHELFKHNIRKGLEIFDKTEMTKVEYHKGFNLVTVDSGFQIKAKKVIYCIGYESKNMIKENFVNLKSTYAIVSEIDHDKFKNISSTLVWNTDDPYIYMRTTDDGRLLIGGGDEDFYDAEKRDALLNKKEKDILKNLKKIKPDYHFYTDFVWAGTFGETKDGLPYIGEHKKFKNSYFVLGFGGNGITFSVTGMEMASRFMKNKKHLLSPYFKFGR, via the coding sequence ATGGATCTAAAATCGAATGAACCTTTCTGGCTTTTGAAAAACGGATTAACAGCTTCTTATCCGTCCCTGAAATCAAATGAAGAATGTGATGTCTTAATTATAGGAGGGGGCATTACCGGAAGTCTTATTGCCCATCAAATGGTCAGTGACGGCTATAAAACGATCCTGATTGATAAACGCGAACTCTGCAACGGAAGTACATCAGCAACCACTTCCATGCTGCAGTATGAAATAGATGTTCCACTTTTTGAACTGGAAGAGCTGATTGGTAAAAAAGGCGCAGTGGAGAGTTACAAGGCCTGTTCTGATGCGATAGATATTCTGGAAAAACTTTCAAAAAGGATCCGGTCTGATGCAGGTTTTAAACGAAAGAAATCCCTGTATTTTGCATCAAAAAAGAAAGATGTCAGATGGCTTAAAGATGAATATGCTGCAAGGAAAGATGCAGGATTTGAAGTAAAATGGCTGGAAGCAGACCAAATTGTAGAACAGTTTGGCCTTGAAAATACATATGGGGGAATTGTTTCCAGGCAGGGAGCCAGTATTGATGCTTTTAAGTTTGCCCATGAATTATTCAAACATAACATAAGAAAAGGCTTGGAAATATTTGATAAAACTGAAATGACGAAGGTGGAATATCACAAAGGTTTTAATCTGGTGACAGTAGACAGCGGTTTTCAGATCAAGGCTAAAAAAGTGATCTACTGCATTGGCTACGAAAGTAAAAATATGATTAAAGAAAACTTTGTAAATCTCAAAAGTACCTATGCCATTGTTTCAGAAATTGATCATGATAAATTCAAAAATATCAGCAGCACTTTGGTCTGGAATACGGATGATCCCTATATCTACATGCGTACAACGGACGACGGCAGACTTCTGATTGGTGGTGGCGATGAAGATTTTTATGATGCTGAAAAAAGAGATGCTCTGCTGAATAAAAAAGAAAAAGACATCCTCAAAAATCTGAAAAAAATAAAACCGGATTATCATTTTTATACAGACTTCGTCTGGGCCGGAACTTTTGGCGAAACCAAAGACGGGTTGCCTTATATTGGGGAGCACAAAAAGTTTAAGAATTCCTATTTTGTACTGGGATTCGGGGGCAATGGAATCACTTTCTCCGTAACAGGAATGGAAATGGCTTCCCGGTTTATGAAAAATAAAAAACATCTGCTTTCACCCTATTTTAAATTTGGCAGATAA